A window of Terriglobus sp. RCC_193 contains these coding sequences:
- a CDS encoding phosphoribosylanthranilate isomerase: MWVKICGNTRLEDCQRAVELGVDALGFIFAHGKRLVTAEHVRTITSQLPSHVATFGVFTQRDPEFILRTAEAAGITGIQIHGAFDAALASALRLRFPKSDAPRLIQVVHWDVDEPAELQQERLRAELSALADSNLVDAALMDSRTKQGSGGTGVTFDWGAAASVVQEAPLPVIAAGGLRPENVAEAVRVLRPWGVDISSGVESAPGVKDAARMQQFVHAARNGSTER; this comes from the coding sequence ATGTGGGTGAAAATCTGCGGCAATACGCGACTGGAGGATTGCCAGCGCGCCGTTGAACTGGGCGTGGACGCGCTGGGGTTCATCTTTGCGCATGGCAAGCGGCTGGTGACGGCGGAGCATGTGCGGACGATTACTTCGCAGTTGCCGTCCCACGTAGCCACGTTTGGTGTGTTTACCCAACGCGATCCGGAGTTCATTCTGCGTACAGCAGAGGCGGCGGGAATCACGGGTATCCAGATCCACGGAGCGTTCGACGCGGCGCTGGCATCTGCTTTGCGTCTGCGTTTTCCGAAGAGCGATGCGCCGCGGCTGATCCAGGTGGTGCATTGGGACGTGGATGAGCCTGCGGAACTGCAACAGGAACGGCTGCGTGCGGAATTATCGGCACTGGCGGATTCCAACCTGGTGGATGCCGCTTTGATGGATTCGCGGACGAAGCAGGGCAGCGGCGGCACAGGAGTGACGTTTGATTGGGGCGCAGCCGCTTCGGTAGTGCAGGAGGCGCCGTTGCCGGTGATTGCCGCAGGTGGTTTGCGTCCGGAGAATGTGGCGGAGGCAGTGCGTGTCCTCAGGCCGTGGGGCGTGGATATTTCCAGCGGTGTGGAATCTGCGCCAGGTGTGAAGGATGCAGCACGGATGCAGCAGTTTGTTCATGCCGCACGGAACGGCTCAACGGAAAGATAA